In the genome of Planctomyces sp. SH-PL62, the window TGGTTCCTGGGTCTCGCGGTCGGAGTCGTCGGAGGGAGCGATCAGGAGGCTCCTCGGGCTCCAGCGGCCGATCGCGCAGCCTATGAAGAAGCCCGCACCCGCGCCGGCCGCGACGCCGACGCCCAGGTCGACCTGGCTCTCTGGTGCGAGGCTCGCGGCCTGGCCGCCGAGAAGACGACGCACCTGACCCGGGCCGTTTTGATCGACCCCGACCACGCCAGGGCGCGAGGGCTGCTGGGCTACGTCCGGCATGAAGGCCGCTGGATGCGACCCGACGGCGTCAGCCGGGCCGTCGAGGAGTCGCCCGAGAGCCAGGCCCTCCTCCGCGAGTACCTGGACCGGCGCACCAGGACCAGCGACGACGCCGACGACCTCTACAAACTGGCCCTCTGGTGCGAGGAGAAGGGCCTGTCCCAGCCGATGGTCGCGCACCTGCGCCGGGTCGTGCAGCTCGATCCCGGCCGCGAGGGAGCCTGGCGCCGTCTCGGCTTCAAGAAGGTCTCCGGACGCTGGATCGACCCCGAGGCGGAGGCCGAGATCAAGGCCGCGCGCGTGGCCCAGGAGCAGGCCGACAAGGCCTGGAAGCCCCGTCTCGAAAAGCTCCGGAACGCCCTGGGGAGCAAGGAGAAGACTCGCCGGGCCGAGGCCCAGGCCGAGCTTGCGGCGATCGACGACCCCCGCGCCGCGGCGATGGTCTGGCAGGTCTTCGCCCGAGGAGGCGATGAGCGCCGCCAGCGAATCGCGGTCGACGTCTACAGCCGGATGGACGCCCCCGCCGCCTCCACCGCGCTGGCCCTGATCGCCGTCTTCAGCCCCCACGCCGGCATCCGATCCGACGCCGCCACCCTGCTCCTCCGCCGGGACCCCCGCGAGTACGCCGGCCTCCTCGCCGGGCTCATCCAGGACGAGATCAAGTACAAGATCAAGCCCGTCGAAGGCCCCGGCTCCCAGGGCGAGCTGTTCGTCCAGGGCAGGGACGAGAACGTCCGCCGGCGGTATACGCCGCTGCAAGGGCCCGTCCTCGCGCCGACGGACCAGCTGGATCGGGATGAGAACGGCAGGCTCATCGCGCTTCGGCCCACGGGCTACACCTACACCGGCCCCAGCGTCGGCACGCTCGACATCAGCGCCAACGGCGCGGCACGTATCACCACCAACGGCGCCTCGTCGCCGTTCGATGGCGTCACCGTCTCGGGTGGGCTCATGCACGTGCCGACCGGCGTCGGCCAGAACGCAGGCTTGACGTCGGCGCTCCAGGGGGCGGGCCTGTCCGCCTCGCAAACCCAGACGATTCTGGGCCGGCTCCCGCAGTCGGTGGCCTTTCCGGTCGGCGGCAGCTGGACGAGCGGAAGCCGCGTCGAACCCGTCTATGAGGAAAGGATCCAGATTCCGGTCGAGCAGATGATGGCCGAGGCCCGCGCCTCCGCCCTGATGGCCAGGCGGCAGTTGGAAAGCGACGTCGCGCAGATCGAGGCCCAGAACGCCCCCCGGCGCGAGGTCAACGAGCGGGCTTCCGCCGTCCTCAAGCGCGTCAGCGGCGCCGACCTGGGCGACGACCGTGAGAAGTGGATGGCCTGGGCCGTGGACCTGGAGGGTTACGTCCTCCCGCAGAAGTCCGCCTCGGAGCCGCCGCCGACCTACGTCGAGGACGTGCCGATCGCCTTCCAGCCGCAGGCGACCTTCACGCGCACCGGCTCGCTGCTGGGATACGAGCTCCGGCATTCCTGCTTCGCCGGCGGGACCATGGTCCGCACCTTGCAGGGGCTTCGGGCGATCGAGTCGATCCGCCCCGGCGACCAGGTGCTCTCGCAGGACACGACGACCGGCAAGCTCGACTATCGGCCCGTCGTCACGGTCTACCACAACCCGCCGAACGAGACGTTCAAGATCGACGTCGGCCGGGAGACGGTCCACCCCACGGGCATCCACCGGCTCTGGAAGGCGGGGCGGGGCTGGATCATGGCGCGCGAGGTCCAGCCCGGCGATCGCCTGCGGACCGTCGGCGGGCTCGTCGAGGTGTCCGCAATCGAGAAGGAGTCGGCCCAGCCCGTGTTCAACCTGCTGATCGCCGGCGGCGACAGCTACTGCGTCGGCGAGCTGGGCCTGATCGCCCACGACAACAGCTTCGTCGACCCGGTCGCGAAGCCGTTCGACGACGTGCCGGCCCTGGCCTCGGCGACGAGCCGACCCTGACGGTTTGAGGCCTGCGCGCGACGAGGCGGGAGGAGCTTCGGCCCCTCCCGCCTCGTCGGCATCTCAGATTTCGACCGCGTCCACGCCCGTTCAGGCGTAGATGCGGATCTCCTTCTCCCGGACCTCGGCGCCGTGCTCGTACAGGAAGTCGAGGCAGCGGCGCGGGAGGCGGCAGTCCACGACGACCCGGTCGTTGGCCTCGTCATACGTGCGGCCGTGGATCTGGGCGTGCTGGGCCAGGTACGAGAGGACCCGGCCGTCGGCCACGCTGATCTCGACCTCGGCGTCGAGCGCCGATTCGAGGAGCGCCTGGCGGACGGCGTGCTCCAGGGCCTCGAGCCCCTCCCCCTTGGCCGCGCTGATCGCGATCGAGTCGCGATGCTGGGCGCGAAGGACGTCGAGGAACGAACGGTCGGGGACCCTGTCCGCCTTGTTGAGGACGAGCAAGGTCGGGTGGTCCTTGAGCCCCAGCTCCTCCAGGACCTCGACGACGGCCCGCACCTGCATCTCGGCGTCGGGGCTCGACGCGTCGACGACGTGGAGCAGGAGGTCGGCCTGGCGGGCCTCCTCCAGCGTGGCCTTGAACGACGCCACCAGGGCGTGCGGCAGGTCGCGGATGAAGCCGACCGTGTCCGAGAGCAAGGCGGCCCCGCCCCCCCGGAACCGCCACTTTCGGGTGCGGGTGTCCAGGGTGGCGAACAGCTTGTTCTCCACCAGGACGCCGGCGTCGGTCAGGGCGTTCATGAGGGTGCTCTTGCCGGCGTTGGTGTAGCCGACGAGCGAGACCGTGGGGAAATCCCCGCGGCCGGCGACCTCGCGCTCCTTCCGCGCCTGGATCTTGCCCAGCTTCGCCTTCAGCTCCTGGATCCGGTGGACGACCAGCCGCTTGTCTTCCTCAAGCTGCTTTTCGCCGGGACCGCGGACGCCGATGCCCCCCTTGTAGCGCGACAGGTGGGTCCACATCCGCTTGAGCCGCGGCATCGCGTATTCGAGCTGAGCCAGCTCCACCTGGAGGTGGGCCTCGTGGGTCTGCGCGTGGATCGCGAAGATGTCGAGGATGACCTCGGTGCGGTCGACGACCTTGCACTCCAGGGCCTTCTCGAGGTTGCGCGTCTGACCCGGCCCGAGGTCCGAGTCGAAGATCACCACGTCGGCCTCGAACGCCCGGACCTGCTCCTTCAGCTCGTCGACCTTGCCCGAGCCGATGTACGTCGCGACGTCGACCTGCTGGCGCTTCTGCAGCATGGTCCCGACCACGTCCAGGCCCGCCGTCTTGGCCAGGCCTCGGATCTCATCCAACGGGTCGTCGGTGTTGTACTCCCCCCCCGGCAGGATGACCCCGACGAGGACGGCGCGCTCACGATTCCCCGAACGCTCGTTGCGGCTGGTATCGATCAAAATAGGCTGAAACCTCGTCAAATGAGGAGTGGTCGGTGGAGGGACGTGGATCCGACGCGTGCGGACGAATTCTAAGCCGGCCGCCGGGTCCCGTCAACGAGGATCGCCCGTCGACGGCCCCCGGCGAGGGCTCCGATCGCGTCGCCACGTCCTTCTAGACGAACGCCGCGGCGTTCAGGTTCGAATCGAATCCCGAAGCTCCGCGAGGGCCGTCCGGCGGCTCATCCCAGCACCTTCCGGGGCTGGATCCAGAGGCCCTCCGGGCCGGCCTCGCCGAGCGCGAGGAGGCGGCCGTCGGGCGCGACGAGGGCGACCTGGGACCCGGCCGGGGCCTCGGCGACGACGCGACGGCCCAGGAGCACGTCGGCCGTCTGCCCCTCGTCCAGCGCGATCCTCGGCAGGTCGGGGACGGCGTCGAGCGCGGGCCGCAGCGCGTCGGCGAAGCTGTCGCGATCCAGGTCGTCCGGGGCGACGGCCTCCTCCTGGGCGAAGACGCCGATCCGGGTGCGCACCAGGGTCTCCATCAGGGCCCCGCAGCCCAGCG includes:
- a CDS encoding polymorphic toxin-type HINT domain-containing protein — encoded protein: MISAWFLGLAVGVVGGSDQEAPRAPAADRAAYEEARTRAGRDADAQVDLALWCEARGLAAEKTTHLTRAVLIDPDHARARGLLGYVRHEGRWMRPDGVSRAVEESPESQALLREYLDRRTRTSDDADDLYKLALWCEEKGLSQPMVAHLRRVVQLDPGREGAWRRLGFKKVSGRWIDPEAEAEIKAARVAQEQADKAWKPRLEKLRNALGSKEKTRRAEAQAELAAIDDPRAAAMVWQVFARGGDERRQRIAVDVYSRMDAPAASTALALIAVFSPHAGIRSDAATLLLRRDPREYAGLLAGLIQDEIKYKIKPVEGPGSQGELFVQGRDENVRRRYTPLQGPVLAPTDQLDRDENGRLIALRPTGYTYTGPSVGTLDISANGAARITTNGASSPFDGVTVSGGLMHVPTGVGQNAGLTSALQGAGLSASQTQTILGRLPQSVAFPVGGSWTSGSRVEPVYEERIQIPVEQMMAEARASALMARRQLESDVAQIEAQNAPRREVNERASAVLKRVSGADLGDDREKWMAWAVDLEGYVLPQKSASEPPPTYVEDVPIAFQPQATFTRTGSLLGYELRHSCFAGGTMVRTLQGLRAIESIRPGDQVLSQDTTTGKLDYRPVVTVYHNPPNETFKIDVGRETVHPTGIHRLWKAGRGWIMAREVQPGDRLRTVGGLVEVSAIEKESAQPVFNLLIAGGDSYCVGELGLIAHDNSFVDPVAKPFDDVPALASATSRP
- the hflX gene encoding GTPase HflX, coding for MIDTSRNERSGNRERAVLVGVILPGGEYNTDDPLDEIRGLAKTAGLDVVGTMLQKRQQVDVATYIGSGKVDELKEQVRAFEADVVIFDSDLGPGQTRNLEKALECKVVDRTEVILDIFAIHAQTHEAHLQVELAQLEYAMPRLKRMWTHLSRYKGGIGVRGPGEKQLEEDKRLVVHRIQELKAKLGKIQARKEREVAGRGDFPTVSLVGYTNAGKSTLMNALTDAGVLVENKLFATLDTRTRKWRFRGGGAALLSDTVGFIRDLPHALVASFKATLEEARQADLLLHVVDASSPDAEMQVRAVVEVLEELGLKDHPTLLVLNKADRVPDRSFLDVLRAQHRDSIAISAAKGEGLEALEHAVRQALLESALDAEVEISVADGRVLSYLAQHAQIHGRTYDEANDRVVVDCRLPRRCLDFLYEHGAEVREKEIRIYA